The Ignavibacteria bacterium DNA window CCGGAATTGATGACATTGTAAAGATAAACAACGACCACACTATTGCCGGCAACTGATATCGCGCAAACGAAGGAAATTTTTTTTGTGATAGTTCGTTCACCATTCTACGTTCTGTCAACAATATGCATCGCCGATGAAAGCGAATCGCTGATATCCATTGCCATTATTGAACGCTTACCGAATTTCTCTTCTGCAATATCACCCGCAAGTCCGTGCAAATATGCGCTAATGATTGCAGAGCGTTGAAGTTTTTCTTCAAAGGAAATATTTTCCGATTTCATTTGTGCAAGTATTCCTGCAACCGTTCCCGTCAAAACATCGCCGCTTCCTGCTGTTGCCATTCCGGGATTTCCTGTGGAATTGAGAAAAACTTTTCCATTCGGTGCTGCAATCACAGTCGGATTTCCTTTCAATACTACAATTGCATTCAATTTCTTTGATGAACTTCTCGCAATTTCAACACGATGCGTTTCAATTTCTTCTGATGAAATTCCAAGCATACGAGAAAGTTCCCCGCTATGAGGAGTGAATATGCAATTCGTAATTTGTAATTCGTAATTCGTAATTGCAGAAAGCGCATCTGCATCAATCACCATCGGCTTTGTGCACGATGAAATTATTTCGGCAACAAGCGATTGTGTTTCTTTGTTTTGGGAAATTCCGGGACCGATAGCAACAACATCGCACCATTCAATTCGCTCAAGAATTTTTTCTTTTGCAGAAAGTGAAATTGTTCCTTCGCTTGTTTCATCGAGTGGTTCAAGCATTACTTCCGTAAGTTTTTTTACCAGCAACGGATAGAGTGATTTCACCGTTCCGAGAATTACTGCTCCTGCGCCTACTCTCATTGCGCTTGTTGCAGTCATAAACGCTGCCCCGGGAAATTGTTGCGAACCTGCAAGCACAAACACTTTTCCGACAGAATATTTATTTGCGTTTAGTTTTCGTTTCGGAAGAAAATCTTCAACATCATTTTTTTCAACAAGAAAAGTATAGCGTTTTTCTTTGAGGAATTTTTTCGGAATGGAAATATCTGCGACTTCAATTTTTCCAGAACATTCTTTGCCATCGTTCACAAGCAAACCGATTTTTTTTGCCGCCATTGTTACCGTGAGTTGTGCTTTCACGGCAACATTCGTTTTCATTCCGTTATCAGAATTTATTCCCGAAGGAATATCGAGAGCAACAATTGGCTTTTTACTTTCATTCATCCACTCGATAATTTCCGAATACGGTTTTCGCACTTCACAGGAAAATCCGGTTCCGAATAATGCATCAATAATGAAATCGCAACGCGGACAATTTTTTGAGAATGCTCTTTGTATTTCTCTGAAAGAAAAGAGCGAAGTGTTTTTTGTTTTCTTCTGAAGTTGAAGAACAATATCGAGATTGGTTTTTGCATCACCTTTGACATCGGATTTTTTTCCAACAAGGAGAATGTGAACATATCCTCCGCGATTGAATAAATGCCGCGCAACAACAAACCCATCGCCGCCGTTGTTTCCTTTTCCGCAAACGATGAGAAATGATTTTTCCGCAACACTTCCAAAATGTTTTTCCATTGAATCAACAACGCTTCGTCCTGCATTTTCCATCAACAATAATGAAGGAAGAGAATACTCTTCTCCTGCTTGTTTATCGCAGGAACGCATTTCGTCAGTTGAGAGAAGTATTTCCATTGTTTGATGTGGGATTTGCAGTTTGTGATTATGGGATATGCGTGTTAGAAATTCATTGAAGTAGTTCTCTCACATCACAAATCGCAAGTCGCATATCTCCAATCTTCTCGCTACCAACTTTTTGTAATCAAATTTGTCAGCAATGAAGGAAACATTCCGAAAATAATAACACCGATTGCGGCGAGAGAAATTGCGGCAAAAGAAATGCGCGAGGCGGAAACAATAAGTTCCGTTTCACTATTTTTGAAATACATCAGCACGACAATGCGCAAATAATAATATGCGGCTATTGCACTTGTAAGAACTCCGATAATTGCAAGCCACGTGAATCCACCGCTCACTGCGGCGGCAAACACATAATATTTTCCGAAGAAACCTGCGAATGGAGGAATACCGGAAAGCGAGAACATAAAAATCGCGAACATTGCCGCAAGCGCCGGTTGTTTTTGCGAAAAGCCCGCGTAATCATTGAGTGAAAGATTTGTTTCCTCAATTTGTTCAACGAGGGAAATTACTCCGAACGCGCCAAGATTCATCAATGTGTATGCGGCGAGATAAAATAAAATTCCCTGCACGCCGTATTGTGTTCCCGATGCAAGTCCCGCAAGCATATATCCTGCGTGGGCAATACTGCTGTACGCTAACATTCGTTTGATGTTCGTTTGAGAAATTGCAACAACATTTCCGAGAATCATCGAAGCGGCAGAAATAATTGCAAGCGCAAGAGAAAGTTTTTCGTGTGAAAAATTTTGCGATGTATGTCCGACGATGTTTGCAAATGCGAGGAGAAATCCTGAGAACGCTGCAGTTTTTCCCGTTGTTGCCATAAATGCAGTAACCGAAGTTGGCGCGCCTTCGTACACATCCGGCGCCCACATATGAAACGGAACAGCCGCTACTTTAAAAGCAAAACCGATAAGCAACAATCCGATACCGAGCCAAAATAACATAGAAGTTTGTAATGAATCGAGTTCGGAAATAATCATAGCGATGTTTGTTGTTCCCGATGAACCGTACAGTAATGCAATTCCGTAGAGAAGAAATCCTGTTGCAAATGCGCCAAGCAAAAAATATTTCAATGCAGATTCATTCGATGTCGTACGTTTGCGCAGAAATCCCGCAAGAACATAAAAACACACCGACATCAATTCTATTCCGATAAACATCATCATTAAATCGCCAGCGGAAGTGAGAAACATCATTCCTAATACTGCTGAAAGCAACAACGCATAATATTCTCCGAAGTGAATTTCTAATTTTTCCAAATACGAACGTGATAGTAATATCGTGAGAATAGTTCCGCAGAGTAAAACAAGTGTGCAGAATCGCGTGAAGCCATCTACAAGTACCATTCCATTGAAAACCGTTTGTTGCAGGGTTTGATTGAATGTAACAAAAAACGCTGCAAGTGTTCCAACAAGCGATACCCAAAAACTGATACGAGCGTTTTCTTTATACAGTGCATCAACGAGAATAATGAGAAGTGTAACGAGAGCAATGACAATCATCGGCAGAACGCCAACGAGATTTGCTGTAATATTCATAAAGTTGTTTTGACGAAAAAAATTATGGACAAAAATACAGAAATAGTAAAGTAAAATCAATGGAAGTGAAAGAAATAACGGATGGAGTTTCACGAGTGTTGTTCCTGTACCTATGGCTCGGAGAGCGTACAATCTGCACGAAATTTTTTTTGGAAGATTAAATCTGATTTGAGAGATGGAGTCCACCTTGTTTATTGAAAACTGTGAACTCATTAAAGTTTCTCGGCAATGACAAATAAAGGTGGACTCCATCTTGACACAATTTGATGCAAACAACATTTTGCTTTGCTCATAAAGATTTGTATTTTCTCCCCAACAATTTTTCAACAAACTTATGCAACAACTTTTAACAGTAGATATAGCACTCGATACATTATCCCAACTTTCGCTTGACGACCAAATTATGGTTTCGGAAATACTTGCGAAACGAGCCATAGAACAACGACGAAACGAATTAGCAGAATCCATACGCATTAGCAGAGAAGAATATGCTCAAGGAAAAACGGGAAGCGGCTCTGTTGATGATTTTCTTGCAAGCATGAAAGACTAATGCCAACGCTTCATTGGTCATCGCGGTATCAATCTGCGTTTCGGAAACGGACAAAACAAAACCCGAAACTCTACGACAAGATTGCTGACATTATGAGAAGATTAGAGCAAGACCCGTTTGCCGGGACACTCAAAACTCACAAACTGCACGGAAGATTTGAAGGTTCGTGGGCTTGTTCTGTCGAGTATGATTTAAGAATCGTTTTTGAGTTTAAGAAAAACCCGGATACACAACAAGACGATATTCTCCTTGTTGATATTGGCACGCACGATGAAGTATATTGACAAACAAATAATTGATGGAGAGTAAAACAATGAAGGCACATTACAACAACAACAAAAGTATAACACACAAAACCTCACATAAGGGACACGAACCTGTGAGATTTTTGCTTTTAGAGAGATGGAGTCCACCTTGTTTATAGAAAACTGTGAACTCATTAACGTTTCTCGGCAATGGCATGTAAAGGTGGACTCCATCTTTACAACAAGTTTTTTAATTAACAACGTAGGACAAGTTTCAAACTTGTCCTACAAACCAAACACTATTTTTTTACTCGGAGAAAAAACTCTGGAAAACAAACATTATTTTGTGTTGCCTTTGAACTTTAGTATTTTCATCCCAACAAATTTATTCAGAGAACGTTATGAACACGATTACGATACCCAAAAAATTTATACAGAACGATGAGTTAGTTATTCTTCCCCGAAAAAAATATGAGGAGTTTATCGCATTAGAAAAATACGCTCAACAATTACGAAGAGAAGAAGCAGATACCGACAAAGCGATTGAAGTGTATAAAAAAGAAAAACGGCTGGGAAAACTACAAACAATTTCTTCTCTTGAGGAATTAGAATGAAATGGTTATCCGTGTTTCGTCTCAATTTAAGAAAGCGTATCGAGCGTTGCCTTCAATGATAAAAGCGAAAGCAAAAGAACGCGAGAGTATCTTCCGCAACAATCCGTTTGACCCACAACTCGAAACGCATAAACTGCACGGGAAGTATAAAGAGTACTGGGCGTTCAGCGT harbors:
- a CDS encoding type II toxin-antitoxin system mRNA interferase toxin, RelE/StbE family; translated protein: MVIRVSSQFKKAYRALPSMIKAKAKERESIFRNNPFDPQLETHKLHGKYKEYWAFSVTGHYRIMFRFNDNETVDFMNIGTHDIYK
- a CDS encoding NADH-quinone oxidoreductase subunit N translates to MRMDSANSFRRCSMARFASISETIIWSSSESWDNVSSAISTVKSCCISLLKNCWGENTNLYEQSKMLFASNCVKMESTFICHCRETLMSSQFSINKVDSISQIRFNLPKKISCRLYALRAIGTGTTLVKLHPLFLSLPLILLYYFCIFVHNFFRQNNFMNITANLVGVLPMIVIALVTLLIILVDALYKENARISFWVSLVGTLAAFFVTFNQTLQQTVFNGMVLVDGFTRFCTLVLLCGTILTILLSRSYLEKLEIHFGEYYALLLSAVLGMMFLTSAGDLMMMFIGIELMSVCFYVLAGFLRKRTTSNESALKYFLLGAFATGFLLYGIALLYGSSGTTNIAMIISELDSLQTSMLFWLGIGLLLIGFAFKVAAVPFHMWAPDVYEGAPTSVTAFMATTGKTAAFSGFLLAFANIVGHTSQNFSHEKLSLALAIISAASMILGNVVAISQTNIKRMLAYSSIAHAGYMLAGLASGTQYGVQGILFYLAAYTLMNLGAFGVISLVEQIEETNLSLNDYAGFSQKQPALAAMFAIFMFSLSGIPPFAGFFGKYYVFAAAVSGGFTWLAIIGVLTSAIAAYYYLRIVVLMYFKNSETELIVSASRISFAAISLAAIGVIIFGMFPSLLTNLITKSW
- a CDS encoding NAD(P)H-hydrate dehydratase, with protein sequence MEILLSTDEMRSCDKQAGEEYSLPSLLLMENAGRSVVDSMEKHFGSVAEKSFLIVCGKGNNGGDGFVVARHLFNRGGYVHILLVGKKSDVKGDAKTNLDIVLQLQKKTKNTSLFSFREIQRAFSKNCPRCDFIIDALFGTGFSCEVRKPYSEIIEWMNESKKPIVALDIPSGINSDNGMKTNVAVKAQLTVTMAAKKIGLLVNDGKECSGKIEVADISIPKKFLKEKRYTFLVEKNDVEDFLPKRKLNANKYSVGKVFVLAGSQQFPGAAFMTATSAMRVGAGAVILGTVKSLYPLLVKKLTEVMLEPLDETSEGTISLSAKEKILERIEWCDVVAIGPGISQNKETQSLVAEIISSCTKPMVIDADALSAITNYELQITNCIFTPHSGELSRMLGISSEEIETHRVEIARSSSKKLNAIVVLKGNPTVIAAPNGKVFLNSTGNPGMATAGSGDVLTGTVAGILAQMKSENISFEEKLQRSAIISAYLHGLAGDIAEEKFGKRSIMAMDISDSLSSAMHIVDRT
- a CDS encoding type II toxin-antitoxin system mRNA interferase toxin, RelE/StbE family, whose translation is MPTLHWSSRYQSAFRKRTKQNPKLYDKIADIMRRLEQDPFAGTLKTHKLHGRFEGSWACSVEYDLRIVFEFKKNPDTQQDDILLVDIGTHDEVY